A genome region from Candidatus Jidaibacter acanthamoeba includes the following:
- a CDS encoding WGR domain-containing protein — translation MGIWKWRSDSRYYTVRLQQNLFNEWTLIKSWGGLQNNLGNLAVQTFNHIDDATKEIENIRKRRVSRHYKIV, via the coding sequence TTGGGGATTTGGAAGTGGAGAAGTGATAGTAGGTACTATACGGTAAGGCTACAGCAAAACCTGTTTAACGAATGGACACTAATAAAGTCATGGGGAGGATTACAAAATAACTTAGGTAATCTAGCTGTACAGACTTTTAATCATATAGATGATGCAACCAAAGAAATAGAAAATATTAGAAAAAGAAGGGTGAGTAGACACTATAAAATAGTATAA
- a CDS encoding ankyrin repeat domain-containing protein produces MKEGLDALWELIQDEKNRKLIDLVKKGEPIDEIINAGADINVKNQTGHTPLIIAAYQGHNENVETLLKSGANIDEKDNNGNTALITAAEEENQEIVTTLLNWNASINEKANNGNSALLNSAFAGDKETLIILLNSGASIDIKNKNGETALMIAAVEGHKEIVEVLLNSDASIDMKNNDGDTALMLATLENYKEVVEILLNSNANVNEKANDGTTALMIAAQNGEFDIAITLIKNNADVHQKNNDGKTAIELTTNESIKSLLTRVTSYQTKVPKLLNILVQYLANTLLNYKQFSDISEKKLILPDELVYAIEIDAVPNKFSDKFIVNPSRSKIDSWAAKIQAEQQKIELDKEGLGIV; encoded by the coding sequence ATGAAAGAAGGTTTAGATGCACTCTGGGAATTAATCCAGGATGAAAAGAACCGTAAATTAATAGATTTAGTAAAAAAAGGGGAACCTATAGATGAAATCATTAATGCCGGTGCTGATATAAATGTGAAGAACCAAACAGGACATACCCCCTTAATTATTGCTGCTTATCAGGGGCATAATGAAAATGTAGAGACACTATTAAAAAGTGGAGCAAATATTGATGAGAAAGATAATAATGGTAATACAGCATTAATTACTGCTGCTGAAGAAGAAAATCAAGAAATAGTAACAACTCTTTTAAATTGGAATGCTAGTATTAATGAGAAAGCTAATAATGGTAATTCGGCACTATTGAATTCTGCTTTTGCCGGGGACAAAGAAACCCTAATAATTCTTCTAAATAGTGGTGCTAGTATTGATATAAAGAATAAGAATGGTGAAACAGCATTAATGATTGCTGCTGTAGAAGGACATAAAGAGATCGTAGAAGTTCTTTTAAATAGTGATGCTAGTATTGATATGAAGAATAATGATGGTGATACAGCATTAATGCTTGCTACTTTAGAAAATTATAAGGAAGTAGTAGAAATACTTTTAAATAGCAATGCCAATGTTAATGAGAAAGCTAATGATGGTACAACAGCATTAATGATTGCTGCTCAAAATGGCGAGTTTGATATAGCGATTACCTTGATAAAAAATAATGCGGATGTCCATCAAAAAAATAATGATGGTAAGACTGCCATAGAGTTAACAACTAATGAAAGCATTAAGAGCTTACTTACACGAGTGACTTCTTATCAAACTAAAGTACCTAAGCTTCTTAATATTCTGGTTCAATATTTAGCAAATACCCTTCTTAATTACAAACAATTCTCAGATATATCAGAGAAAAAGCTGATCTTACCTGACGAACTGGTATATGCAATTGAAATTGATGCTGTACCTAATAAATTCTCTGATAAGTTTATTGTAAATCCTT